From the genome of Paraburkholderia aromaticivorans, one region includes:
- the uraD gene encoding 2-oxo-4-hydroxy-4-carboxy-5-ureidoimidazoline decarboxylase, which produces MKAMQYTLDQLNSTSTDAFVATLSGIFEHSPWVAEIAAQQRPFASVDELHRKMSSIVETAGEEKQLALINAHPELAGKAAVRGELTAESTREQSGAGLAQCTQAEFDKLLALNAAYREKFGFPFILAVRGYDRHGIIANFEARVNNSRAEELRASLDQIYRIARFRLDDLIDA; this is translated from the coding sequence ATGAAGGCGATGCAATACACTCTGGATCAACTCAACAGCACCTCGACCGACGCATTCGTGGCAACGCTGTCGGGCATTTTCGAGCACTCGCCGTGGGTCGCGGAAATCGCCGCGCAGCAACGGCCTTTCGCCAGCGTCGACGAGTTGCATCGCAAGATGTCGAGCATCGTCGAAACGGCCGGCGAAGAGAAGCAACTGGCGTTGATCAACGCTCACCCGGAACTCGCCGGCAAGGCCGCGGTGCGCGGCGAACTGACGGCCGAGTCCACGCGTGAGCAGAGCGGCGCCGGCCTCGCGCAATGCACGCAGGCAGAGTTCGACAAGCTGCTCGCGCTGAACGCCGCTTATCGCGAGAAGTTCGGCTTTCCGTTCATCCTCGCCGTGCGCGGGTATGACCGTCACGGCATCATCGCGAACTTCGAGGCGCGCGTGAACAATAGCCGCGCCGAAGAGCTGCGCGCGAGTCTCGATCAGATCTACCGCATCGCACGTTTCAGGCTCGACGATCTGATCGACGCGTGA